From the Mesotoga infera genome, the window GTTACTTGGAGATGAACGAAGATATACTTTCTTTCTCTTTGGGAAGAAGGAAAATCGCTTATGGAAGTTCTTTCTATAGCTTCATTTTATCGGAAAGCTTTCCTTATTTTGATCATTTGTGGATCAATCTGACAACAGGAAGTATCTTCGGAGATTTATCGTACGGTTTCTACGCGATTACTTCTGATAGGAGCATCTATAATGCCCCGAGGACGCTCATAGGACACACAATTCAGATCCTCAACGAAAACGTTCTCATATCTGTGGTGGAGCAAAACCTTGTACACGGTGCATATCCTGATTTGGAGGATCTTGCTCCCTTCATTCTGCACCACAACACCTATCAGAAAGGCTCAAACATAATGGGTGCAATTAGAATGGAGATGAACATAGGCAATGTCCTTGGTTACGGTGAGTTCACACTTGACGACTTAGTGACTGGAGTCGAAAGTCAATCTCATGAATCAAACCCAAATGCATTTGGTTGGTTGGTAGGAGGGGTGATTACTCTACTTGAAGGAAACGAATTCTTGGGGCCCCGCATTATGGAAGCAGATTATTCAGTAAGGAAAAGCTCGCTTTTACGAGGTGGGGGTTTAAAGCTTAGATTTGAGTACTATCATTCAACGACTTATATGTACAATAGAAAGGAAAAAGAAGGCGGATTTGTGAATCCGCTATGGATTGAGGAACTGGGAGCAATCAATGGATTCTTTGGCTTTCCGTATGGACCGGATGCAGCATTGGGCTTGGTGAGTGCTGAATACGAGAACTCGACTATGAGACTAGATGTTACGATGGAGTATCTCAGAAAAGGCACTATAGATATAGACTCGGAATACGATTTCCCCTACGACGAAAATTGGTATGGACTTGTGACGCCTATCTCACACGAATTTATGATATCTGCTCAAGCTAGGTTTCTTATGAATCAAAAGCTAGTCCTGTTAGCAAGAGCAAGAATACATCTCTATGAGTCTGTCAGATTTGATCTCAGCATGGGCTTTTCAACTTCTATAGACTTCTAGGTTTTGCTTTCAGCAATTCCTGCAATATAATCGCTGGCATTTCTATTGTTGAACCAGTGACTTGAAAAGCGCCTTAAATCTTCTTCGAGAGAGAATCCGAAATCTGAGTCACAGGAGCCAAAGAAATCGATGGGGCTTACCGAGATGAACCCTTTGTCGACATTTACAAAGTCTAGGTCTTCATCGTGAGAATCGTGGAGGATCTCCTTCCGCATCCAGAACTCCTCCTCACCCCATTCATTTACTTTTTTCTCAAACCAGCGTCTCTTTATGAGACCACCAGGTCTTGTGCAACTGATTCCCCGGATCTTGTCTCTAGGTATCGCAGGCACGTTAACGTTAAGAACGGTATGCTTCGGAAGCTTCTTCCAGTCATACTCTCTTACGAAACTTTCAGAGAAGTCCACAGCTGCCAGAAAATCTGGATTCTCCTCGCTAACCACGGAGATTGCCATGGCAGGTATCCCATGTACCCTGGCTTCCAGTGCTGCAGATAATGTTCCCGAGTACCTGATGTCAACCCCAAGATTCTGGCCATG encodes:
- the surE gene encoding 5'/3'-nucleotidase SurE; protein product: MKILLTNDDGIQATGIRSLAKRLSRSHEVTIVAPESNRSGVSHSITWLTPVRIRERETIENVSSFCTSGTPADCVVAAATISGIDRFDLVLSGINHGQNLGVDIRYSGTLSAALEARVHGIPAMAISVVSEENPDFLAAVDFSESFVREYDWKKLPKHTVLNVNVPAIPRDKIRGISCTRPGGLIKRRWFEKKVNEWGEEEFWMRKEILHDSHDEDLDFVNVDKGFISVSPIDFFGSCDSDFGFSLEEDLRRFSSHWFNNRNASDYIAGIAESKT